Part of the Pseudomonas chlororaphis genome, CTGTTGGCGACCGCGTTGTAGGCGTCGACGAATTTCTGGATCGAGGCTTTCAGGCCATCATTGTTCGGCGCGACGGTAACGGTTGACGTTCCGTCCCCTGGCACTCCGACCAGGTTCAGGGTCAGTCCGGAAATCGCCGTGCTCACCGTATTGCTTGCGCTGGTCAGCTTCATGCCGTCGACGGAAAACACGGCGTCCTGGGCCAGGGCACCGATAGCGCCCGCCGAGGTGGCCGTCAGCGCAGCACCGTTGGCACCCACGACGTTCGTCCCATCGATCTCCAGCCCGGCGATGCCGCTGACCGAGATGTCGGAACCTGCGCCGGTGGTGGTGGAACCCAGCACCAGCCGCGAACCAAAGGAGTCGGTCACGATGTTGGCGCTCAAACCGGCGGCCTTCATGGACGAGTCGGCGTTGATCGCGTCACGCACCGATTGCAGGGTCGAACCATCCGGCACAGTGAGGTTGTAGTTGACCCCCTTCTGCGCGATGGTCAGCGTGCCGGAAGGGATCGCACTGGTCGTACCGCCGGCGAAAGCCGCCGAGGTGACCTTGGACGCCGTGGCGAGGTTGGTGACCTTGATGGCGTAAGTGCCGTTCACCGCCGTGTTGCTGGCGGTAGCCGTGAGGACACCGGGGACGGAAGAGGTTGCGGCAAAACCCGCGAATTGCGGGGTTCTGGTGTTGCCCAAGTCCTTCATGGCGGTGTTGAAGGCTGCCAGCAACGACTTCAGGGTTCCGACCCCCGAGATACTGTTGCTAGTCGTGGTGGTGGCTCGGGTGATCTGACCTTGCTTGGCAGCCTTGTCGGAATCGACCAGCGCCTTGACGATCTCAGTCGTATTAAGGCCAGAACCCAGCCCCAGGCCAGGTAGAATTGGACTTGCCATGAGGAACTCCCTTCAGTGTGTCGCCGGCCTTTTGACCCCTACAACGCCCAAAAGTACATAGCAACGAAATTCGTGCCGATTGTCAGGCTTCAGCGCTGAACAACAAGCTGTTTGCATCATTCAAACTGTTCGCCAGTTTCAGAACTTCTTCGTTCGGGATCTGGCGAATCACTTCACCGGAACCGCTGGCGATGACTTTGACCACTACTTTGCCTGAAGGCTCATCAATAGAGAACTCCAGATTACGCTTGACCGACTGGACGAACTTCTCGATTTCCTGAACGGCCTTCTTGAGTTTGTCTTGCTCGGCAGCAGCGTCCTTGGGAGTTTCCTTGACCGGTGCCACGGAAACAACATCGGCTTGAGGCTTCTCCACTGGCTTGTCGGCCACTGTAGGCGTCGGCTTCGCCGCTGGATAAGACAAGTTCAGCTTCACGCTCATATCCATGTCCATCACCTCTTGAACGGAAAAAGCGAGAGAGCACGCATGCGCACTCCCCCGCTAAAACTCATCCAGCTATTACTGAAGCAGCTTCAGTACAGCGGATGGCAGTTGGTTGGCCTGGGCCAGAACCGAAGTCGACGCTTGCTGCAGAGTCTGCTGCTTGGTCAGTTGTGCAGTTTCAGCAGCGAAGTCGGTATCTTGTACGCGACCCAGTGCAGCACTGGCGTTTTCGTTGATGTTCTGCAGGTTGGAGATGGTGCTGGCGAAACGGTTCTGAGCAGCACCGAGGTCGGCACGAGCACTGTTGATGGTGTCGATCGCGCTGGTGATTGCGTCCATTGCGGCCGAGAAGTTGGTTTCAGCAGTAGCGCTGTCGGAACCAACGATGGTGATTGCCGAGTCAACACCCAGGGCCGCGGCGTCGAAGCTGGCGCTCAGGGTCAGGGAGATCTGGTTGTCGGAACCGGTGTTCGAACCAACCTGGAAGGTCATGGTGCTAGCAGTACCGTCGAGCAGGTTCTTGCCGTTCAGGTTGGTGCTGTTGGCGATACGGGTCAGTTCGTCGCTCATCTGCGAGAACTCTTTGTTCAGAGCGATACGGTCATCTGCGCTGTTGCTATCGTTACGGGACTGGATGGCCAGTTCACGCATACGCTGCAGAATGTTGGTTTGCTCTTGCATCGCGCCTTCAGCGGTCTGCGCCATGGAGATACCGTCGTTGGCGTTTTTGATTGCCATGGTCTGACCGCGGATTTGCGAGGTCATACGGGTAGCGATCTGCAGGCCGGCGGCGTCGTCTTTGGCGCTGTTGATTTTCAGGCCGGAAGACAGACGAGTCATCGAAGTGGAGAGAGCGTCGGAAGCACGGTTCAAGTTCTTCTGAACGTTCAGCGAAGTAGTGTTGGTGTTTACTGTTAAAGCCATGACGAATTCCTCGTTGGTTGGGTACTGCGGCTTCCGGCCCTTTGGCAACCGCCGGGGTGTGGCCTAGAGAACCTTCGTAATAGTTATCGTCGGGTTGGGAACTTGCTTGAGGGCTTTTTTCAAAAAATTTGCTAGCAGACTGCCACCCCTTGATAAACAAGGGCTTAGCGTGGAGCGAAGCGCTGAAAAATGGCGTCAAAAACCTGATCCATGAAATCGCAGGCAAAAAAAGTGGGAGCGGGCTTGCTCGCGAAGGCGGTGGATCAGCTTGTATCTGTGCTGAAGTACCGACGCCTTCGCGGGCAAGCCCGCCCCCACATTTATGTTCCGGTGTGAATCAGTCGCGATAGAGAATCGCCGATCCCCACGACAGGCCCACGCCGAAACCGCTGATCGCCACGCGCTTCCAGTCGGCATCCAGCACGTGCTTCTCCAGCAGCAGCGGAATGCTCGACGATACGGTGTTGCCGGTCTCGACCATGTCCTTGATGAATTTCTCGGGCTCACCCTCGAAACGGCGCGCCACGGCATCGACGATCGCCGCGCTGCCCTGGTGGATGCAGAAGGCATCGATGTCGCTGGCTTGCAGCGAGGATTCATCG contains:
- a CDS encoding flagellar hook protein FliD, yielding MASPILPGLGLGSGLNTTEIVKALVDSDKAAKQGQITRATTTTSNSISGVGTLKSLLAAFNTAMKDLGNTRTPQFAGFAATSSVPGVLTATASNTAVNGTYAIKVTNLATASKVTSAAFAGGTTSAIPSGTLTIAQKGVNYNLTVPDGSTLQSVRDAINADSSMKAAGLSANIVTDSFGSRLVLGSTTTGAGSDISVSGIAGLEIDGTNVVGANGAALTATSAGAIGALAQDAVFSVDGMKLTSASNTVSTAISGLTLNLVGVPGDGTSTVTVAPNNDGLKASIQKFVDAYNAVANSVTALTKPSLDDDGNPTIPAKLTGDSLPRSLLATIREPLSQTGAGDKLTVLAQLGITTDQKTGALNFDTAKFNTAMNDKKLSGEVQTMFTGTNGLLERMGKAIEPFTQTGGILDQRTSALTKTQTRLKSDQAALDRRVETLTASLTKKYNDMDTLVGKLKATASNITSMFEALTAQQRNS
- a CDS encoding flagellar protein FlaG; its protein translation is MDMSVKLNLSYPAAKPTPTVADKPVEKPQADVVSVAPVKETPKDAAAEQDKLKKAVQEIEKFVQSVKRNLEFSIDEPSGKVVVKVIASGSGEVIRQIPNEEVLKLANSLNDANSLLFSAEA
- a CDS encoding flagellin gives rise to the protein MALTVNTNTTSLNVQKNLNRASDALSTSMTRLSSGLKINSAKDDAAGLQIATRMTSQIRGQTMAIKNANDGISMAQTAEGAMQEQTNILQRMRELAIQSRNDSNSADDRIALNKEFSQMSDELTRIANSTNLNGKNLLDGTASTMTFQVGSNTGSDNQISLTLSASFDAAALGVDSAITIVGSDSATAETNFSAAMDAITSAIDTINSARADLGAAQNRFASTISNLQNINENASAALGRVQDTDFAAETAQLTKQQTLQQASTSVLAQANQLPSAVLKLLQ